One Miscanthus floridulus cultivar M001 chromosome 11, ASM1932011v1, whole genome shotgun sequence DNA window includes the following coding sequences:
- the LOC136491518 gene encoding anthocyanidin reductase ((2S)-flavan-3-ol-forming)-like isoform X1 — translation MSAGDRKKTACVTGGNRYIASALIKVLLENGYAVKTTVRNPERADRAGRPRDSKRAEVVREGGAAVKRVVLTSSAGSVLSGQSCKATAMCWTRSPGPTSSTSPAPSLVSGYTCGHASVQIQVPFHALKDGNALSVSQAYPASKVLLEKAASRFAAEHGISLVTVGTAPARSARPSVLNCLSLLSGDEAAFGALRAMELSGMLALVHVEDLCRAELFVAEEAAAAGRYLCCGLNTTILELARFLTEKYPQYTVKTNLLSGELLEKPRVCLSSAKLVGEGFDYKYKTLDGMYDDMIDYGKTLGFYQNNDGPH, via the exons ATGTCGGCCGGCGACAGGAAGAAGACGGCCTGCGTGACCGGAGGAAACAGGTACATCGCCTCGGCGCTCATCAAGGTGCTGCTGGAGAACGGGTACGCCGTCAAGACCACGGTCAGGAACCCCG AAAGAGCTGATCGAGCCGGCCGTCCGAGGGACTCTAAACGTGCTGAGGTCGTGCGCGAAGGCGGGGCGGCGGTGAAGCGCGTGGTCCTGACTTCGTCGGCGGGCTCTGTGTTGTCAGGCCAGAGCTGCAAGGCGACGGCCATGTGCTGGACGAGGAGCCCTGGTCCGACGTCGAGTACCTCACCGGCACCAAGTCTGGTCTCTGGGTACACGTGCGGACACGCATCCGTTCAAATTCAGGTTCCCTTCCATGCTCTGAAAGACGGAAACGCACTGTCTGTGTCGCAGGCGTACCCGGCGTCCAAGGTGCTCCTGGAGAAGGCGGCGAGCAGGTTCGCGGCGGAGCACGGCATCAGCCTCGTCACCGTGGGCACAGCGCCGGCCCGGAGCGCCCGCCCCAGCGTCCTCAACTGCCTCTCCCTTCTATCAGGCGACGAGGCAGCGTTTGGCGCGCTGAGAGCCATGGAGCTGTCCGGCATGCTGGCGTTGGTCCACGTCGAGGACCTCTGCCGCGCGGAGCTGTTCGTCGccgaggaggcggcggccgcgGGGAGGTACCTCTGCTGCGGCCTCAACACGACCATCCTCGAGCTCGCACGTTTCCTGACTGAGAAGTACCCGCAGTACACTGTGAAGACGAATCTGCT CTCCGGCGAGCTGCTTGAGAAGCCGAGGGTGTGTCTCTCGTCCGCGAAGCTGGTCGGGGAAGGGTTCGACTACAAGTACAAGACGCTGGATGGGATGTACGACGACATGATCGACTACGGCAAGACCTTGGGGTTCTACCAAAATAATGATGGGCCTCACTAA
- the LOC136491518 gene encoding anthocyanidin reductase ((2S)-flavan-3-ol-forming)-like isoform X2, with protein MSAGDRKKTACVTGGNRYIASALIKVLLENGYAVKTTVRNPERADRAGRPRDSKRAEVVREGGAAVKRVVLTSSAGSVLSGQSCKATAMCWTRSPGPTSSTSPAPSLAYPASKVLLEKAASRFAAEHGISLVTVGTAPARSARPSVLNCLSLLSGDEAAFGALRAMELSGMLALVHVEDLCRAELFVAEEAAAAGRYLCCGLNTTILELARFLTEKYPQYTVKTNLLSGELLEKPRVCLSSAKLVGEGFDYKYKTLDGMYDDMIDYGKTLGFYQNNDGPH; from the exons ATGTCGGCCGGCGACAGGAAGAAGACGGCCTGCGTGACCGGAGGAAACAGGTACATCGCCTCGGCGCTCATCAAGGTGCTGCTGGAGAACGGGTACGCCGTCAAGACCACGGTCAGGAACCCCG AAAGAGCTGATCGAGCCGGCCGTCCGAGGGACTCTAAACGTGCTGAGGTCGTGCGCGAAGGCGGGGCGGCGGTGAAGCGCGTGGTCCTGACTTCGTCGGCGGGCTCTGTGTTGTCAGGCCAGAGCTGCAAGGCGACGGCCATGTGCTGGACGAGGAGCCCTGGTCCGACGTCGAGTACCTCACCGGCACCAAGTCTG GCGTACCCGGCGTCCAAGGTGCTCCTGGAGAAGGCGGCGAGCAGGTTCGCGGCGGAGCACGGCATCAGCCTCGTCACCGTGGGCACAGCGCCGGCCCGGAGCGCCCGCCCCAGCGTCCTCAACTGCCTCTCCCTTCTATCAGGCGACGAGGCAGCGTTTGGCGCGCTGAGAGCCATGGAGCTGTCCGGCATGCTGGCGTTGGTCCACGTCGAGGACCTCTGCCGCGCGGAGCTGTTCGTCGccgaggaggcggcggccgcgGGGAGGTACCTCTGCTGCGGCCTCAACACGACCATCCTCGAGCTCGCACGTTTCCTGACTGAGAAGTACCCGCAGTACACTGTGAAGACGAATCTGCT CTCCGGCGAGCTGCTTGAGAAGCCGAGGGTGTGTCTCTCGTCCGCGAAGCTGGTCGGGGAAGGGTTCGACTACAAGTACAAGACGCTGGATGGGATGTACGACGACATGATCGACTACGGCAAGACCTTGGGGTTCTACCAAAATAATGATGGGCCTCACTAA
- the LOC136491517 gene encoding anthocyanidin reductase ((2S)-flavan-3-ol-forming)-like, with protein MAMAPAGEERKKTACVTGGNGYIASLLIKMLLEKDYVVKTTVRHPEDKESNSHLEDLKKLGTLEVYRADLGDEGSFDEAVAGCDYAFLLAAPVNYTSKNPEKELMELGVQGTLNVMRSCVKSGTVKRVVLTSSTAAVSSKPLEGDGHVLDEESWSDVDYLTAKRTGLWAYPVSKVLLEKAASEFAEEHGISLVTLCPSVTVGEAPDRQVYTTVPAILSLLSGDEKELKVLKGIERASGSVPLVHVEDVCRAEIFAAEEAADGRYICNSLDTTIVEMARFLADKYPQYDVSTNLSGGDLLEKPIALLPSAKLIKEGFEFKYKTLEHIYENMVEYGKALGILPN; from the exons ATGGCGATGGCGCCGGCAGGtgaggagaggaagaagacggcgtgcGTGACCGGAGGGAATGGCTACATCGCCTCGTTGCTCATCAAGATGCTGCTGGAGAAGGACTACGTCgtgaagacgacggtgaggcacCCAGAGGACAAGGAGAGCAACTCCCACCTGGAGGACCTCAAGAAGCTCGGCACCCTGGAGGTCTACCGCGCCGACCTCGGCGACGAAGGCAGCTTCGACGAGGCCGTCGCCGGCTGCGACTACGCCTTCCTGCTCGCCGCGCCCGTCAACTACACGTCCAAGAACCCTGAG AAAGAGCTGATGGAGCTGGGCGTCCAAGGCACTCTGAACGTGATGAGGTCCTGCGTGAAGTCCGGGACGGTGAAGCGCGTGGTGCTCACCTCGTCGACGGCCGCCGTCTCCAGCAAGCCGCTGGAAGGCGACGGGCACGTGCTGGACGAGGAGTCCTGGTCCGACGTCGACTACCTCACTGCCAAAAGGACTGGCCTCTGG GCGTACCCGGTGTCGAAGGTGCTGCTGGAGAAGGCGGCGTCAGAGTTCGCGGAGGAGCACGGCATCAGCCTAGTGACCCTGTGCCCCTCCGTCACCGTGGGCGAGGCGCCCGACAGGCAGGTCTACACCACCGTCCCCGCCATCCTCTCCCTGCTGTCCGGCGACGAGAAGGAGCTCAAGGTGCTCAAGGGCATCGAGCGGGCCTCCGGGTCCGTGCCGCTGGTGCACGTCGAGGACGTCTGCCGCGCCGAGATCTTCGCCGCCGAGGAGGCCGCCGACGGCAGGTACATCTGCAACAGCCTCGACACCACCATCGTTGAGATGGCCCGCTTCCTGGCCGACAAGTACCCGCAGTACGACGTCAGCACCAACCT CTCCGGCGGCGATCTCCTTGAGAAGCCGATTGCGCTGCTGCCGTCCGCCAAGCTGATCAAGGAAGGGTTCGAGTTCAAGTACAAGACGCTGGAGCACATCTATGAGAACATGGTGGAGTACGGCAAGGCCCTGGGGATCCTGCCCAACTGA